The following coding sequences lie in one Cydia strobilella chromosome 16, ilCydStro3.1, whole genome shotgun sequence genomic window:
- the LOC134748235 gene encoding uncharacterized protein LOC134748235 encodes MINGEIHNHCSVRSRAVSGDHKMHRMILLVVGLLGLASVGSAQIVQQGQCSSISSMQNFVLNSFTGTWYEIGKSTASNADCSNLAFTVGTDNAISYSNPSVVNNFLQTSTGTAILTTGTAQFSITLTGSTTPFDFWVLGSDYNNYAIAINCVDINTTQRELNIWQLGRAVNSYDTAATLTAANTLLAAISLSVSDLTAIDHSTTACTQLPVIGANQPVILDGQCNTASIPVVQNFNVTSFSGIWHETSSYYSANAVGTCARAEYTLIGTTVDVVNSQVLNQRLETITGTATLIGTDQSGRLNVILNVGGVQVDQELLILETDYTTFAVSYSCIDISTTQKQVNAWILSRDQQLSAESQIEVNTVIASLLDLNTAYFQATDQSANGCFYFPVYQSGQPVVFPGTCDNTIAAVPSFNLATFTGTWHEVEAYPKEQQTGTCVNHVFSTGIGNSLNLVSNQVVDRTLTSSSGSVTLVSTDGSGRLSLTMTADGQLIEFPYWILATDYENYALVYSCVQLDTAIASRAVYSWKLSRNQILSQASADLITTAMSLVQVLDEQYFETVDQSADGCFVYPDIAAGDPIILEGECGTVTPVANFQAIQFTGTWYEIARFASARQSGNCTAIQFTSTTQDTFTLTQTIVYNERLTTVSGTATLATDGSGTLTATLSDGAGLSYTTTLYILDTDYNEFALMYGCENIEGTNNRQIYSWKLSKSQLGFSQAANDRISQVVTDTLDLLERYYQTTGQTSSDCFYYPVFEGTPEAIVLPGNCPAVSGVASFNPTNYLGHWYDVARYPVESQFGTCPRAEYSLVDGVVTIRNTMVANETLRVQNAIGRLSALGTGLVTITVVLENGEESVLPTYILGTDYTTYSLVYACRNLGDGTSRVYSWKLSRTPALTVEANDAINTIISSTQGLLGDYYQTQTHTDQDCFYVPEPVPGESVLFPGACGEVTGMQGFEASRYLGWWHEIERYPTDSSPGQCTSATFEQASDGSYNVIEASVYDNVANETTSSAVITQNGLITITRDGATTQWTVLGTDYNTYSLVYSCEDMTTESGTYRRVWSAKHSKARELTAEATAAMQPLIEANPVLQDQFYEAVNQSDAACFHYRDDASTQVILSGQCDTSIPVQANFDTSQFAGTWYHIERYPYTANNDGQCIGTRLEVDGDSVSVQHWEVRDETLHVREGTATVNEATVTIRLPAEGSEESVPVEVLILTTDYEGYALAYTCTNINSFQRTVGAFKLSRTRTLNNDARYAINTYMATREELHQPYFISITQREDCDEPSSALLVKSSIIVMLVSVFVHLVK; translated from the exons TTTACCGGAACATGGTACGAAATTGGCAAGTCTACGGCGTCGAATGCCGACTGTTCTAACCTGGCGTTTACCGTCGGTACCGACAATGCCATTTCTTACTCCAACCCGTCGGTGGTGAACAACTTCCTGCAGACCTCAACTGGCACGGCCATTCTTACTACTGGCACGGCCCAGTTTAGCATAACGTTGACCGGTTCTACCACCc cATTTGACTTCTGGGTACTCGGATCTGACTATAATAACTACGCCATTGCCATAAACTGTGTTGATATTAACACAACACAAAGAGAAT TAAACATTTGGCAACTGGGCCGAGCAGTTAACTCGTATGACACCGCAGCAACCTTGACTGCGGCCAACACCTTGCTCGCAGCTATCAGTCTCAGCGTGAGCGACCTGACAGCCATCGACCATTCCACGACAGCCTGCACTCAGCTGCCCGTGATAGGGGCAAACCAGCCTGTGATACTGGATGGACAGTGTAACACTGCTTCTATACCAGTCGTACAAAATTTTAACGTAACCAGC TTCTCAGGCATATGGCACGAGACCTCGAGTTACTATTCCGCCAACGCAGTTGGAACCTGCGCAAGGGCCGAATACACGCTAATAGGAACGACAGTCGACGTAGTGAACAGCCAAGTACTCAACCAGCGACTGGAAACAATTACTGGAACTGCAACACTCATCGGCACCGACCAATCTGGAAGATTAAACGTGATTTTGAATGTAGGAGGAG TGCAAGTTGATCAAGAACTTCTAATCCTGGAAACCGACTACACCACCTTCGCTGTATCGTACTCTTGTATTGATATATCAACAACCCAGAAACAAG TTAACGCTTGGATCTTAAGCAGAGATCAACAACTATCTGCTGAATCACAAATTGAAGTCAACACAGTGATCGCCTCTCTTCTCGATTTGAACACCGCGTATTTCCAAGCTACCGACCAGAGTGCCAATGGTTGTTTCTACTTCCCCGTTTACCAATCAGGACAGCCTGTGGTTTTTCCTGGCACGTGTGACAACACTATCGCTGCCGTTCCCAGCTTTAACCTAGCCACG TTCACCGGCACATGGCATGAAGTAGAAGCCTATCCAAAAGAGCAACAGACCGGAACCTGCGTCAACCACGTATTTAGCACAGGCATTGGCAACTCCCTCAATTTGGTTTCTAATCAGGTTGTTGATCGAACATTAACTTCGTCTAGTGGCAGTGTTACTCTGGTCTCTACTGATGGAAGTGGTAGACTCTCGCTCACTATGACTGCTGACGGACAAC ttatcGAATTCCCTTACTGGATCCTGGCTACGGATTACGAGAACTACGCTTTGGTCTACAGTTGTGTTCAACTGGATACTGCTATTGCAAGTAGAGCAG TGTACAGTTGGAAACTGAGCAGAAACCAAATCCTGTCACAGGCCTCGGCCGATCTTATCACAACCGCTATGAGTCTAGTTCAAGTACTGGATGAACAGTACTTTGAAACTGTTGACCAATCTGCTGACGGATGTTTCGTCTACCCCGATATCGCTGCTGGCGATCCTATAATTCTTGAAGGAGAGTGTGGAACTGTTACGCCAGTAGCAAACTTCCAAGCTATACAA tttACGGGAACATGGTACGAGATTGCCCGGTTCGCGTCTGCTCGCCAGAGCGGCAACTGTACCGCAATCCAGTTCACATCCACTACTCAGGATACCTTCACGTTGACCCAGACCATAGTCTACAACGAGCGACTGACTACAGTGTCAGGCACCGCCACCCTGGCTACTGACGGCAGTGGAACCTTGACTGCTACTCTTAGCGATGGAGCTGGCC tTTCCTACACAACGACATTGTATATCTTGGATACCGACTACAATGAATTTGCTTTGATGTATGGCTGCGAAAACATTGAAGGCACTAACAATAGACAAA TCTACAGTTGGAAACTCAGCAAATCGCAATTAGGGTTCTCGCAGGCTGCCAATGACAGAATATCTCAGGTGGTTACCGACACCTTAGACCTTTTAGAAAGATATTACCAGACTACTGGTCAAACTAGTTCGGACTGCTTCTATTACCCGGTCTTTGAAGGGACCCCCGAGGCTATTGTTTTGCCTGGCAACTGCCCCGCTGTCAGCGGTGTGGCCAGTTTCAACCCTACTAAT tatctTGGCCACTGGTACGATGTCGCCAGATATCCCGTCGAATCTCAGTTCGGCACCTGCCCGCGAGCAGAGTACTCCCTTGTTGATGGCGTCGTTACCATTCGGAACACAATGGTTGCCAACGAAACTCTGAGGGTACAGAATGCTATCGGTCGCCTTTCAGCTTTGGGCACCGGACTCGTCACAATCACAGTAGTGTTGGAAAACGGAG AGGAATCTGTGCTGCCAACCTATATCCTTGGCACTGACTACACTACTTACTCCCTAGTTTACGCCTGTCGTAACCTAGGCGATGGTACTAGTAGAG TGTACAGTTGGAAACTGAGCAGAACACCGGCCCTGACTGTTGAAGCAAATGATGCCATCAACACCATCATCAGCAGCACGCAGGGTCTGCTCGGAGATTATTACCAGACCCAAACGCACACAGACCAGGACTGCTTCTACGTACCAGAACCAGTACCTGGAGAATCTGTGTTGTTCCCTGGAGCCTGCGGAGAAGTAACCGGCATGCAGGGATTCGAAGCTTCTCGG TACCTAGGCTGGTGGCATGAGATCGAACGCTACCCCACTGATAGCTCCCCGGGCCAGTGCACCAGCGCCACCTTCGAGCAAGCGAGCGACGGCTCCTACAACGTCATCGAGGCCAGCGTTTACGATAACGTGGCCAATGAGACCACAAGCAGCGCCGTCATTACTCAGAACGGACTCATCACGATCACTAGAGATGGAGCCACTACTC aatggaCTGTGCTCGGCACGGATTACAACACGTATTCGCTTGTCTATTCTTGCGAGGATATGACGACTGAATCGGGTACATACCGGCgag TATGGAGCGCTAAACACAGCAAAGCTCGCGAACTAACTGCCGAAGCCACAGCTGCCATGCAGCCCCTTATTGAAGCCAACCCTGTCTTGCAAGATCAGTTCTATGAGGCCGTCAACCAATCAGATGCAGCCTGCTTCCACTATAGGGACGACGCTAGTACGCAAGTCATACTGTCTGGCCAATGCGATACCAGTATCCCTGTGCAAGCAAACTTCGATACATCGCAA TTTGCAGGTACATGGTATCACATTGAGAGATACCCTTACACAGCCAATAACGACGGCCAATGCATCGGAACTAGGTTAGAAGTTGATGGTGATAGCGTCTCAGTGCAGCACTGGGAAGTTCGCGACGAAACTCTTCATGTTAGAGAAGGCACTGCTACTGTCAATGAAGCTACGGTCACAATCAGATTACCTGCTGAAGGCAGTGAAG aaTCTGTGCCTGTGGAAGTCCTCATTCTAACCACGGACTATGAAGGATATGCTTTGGCATATACTTGCACTAATATCAATTCCTTCCAGAGAACAG TCGGTGCGTTCAAGCTGAGTCGCACCCGCACACTAAACAACGATGCCCGATACGCCATCAACACCTACATGGCCACGAGGGAGGAGCTCCACCAACCCTACTTCATCAGCATCACACAACGCGAAGACTGCGATGAACCCAGCTCCGCCCTTCTCGTCAAGAGCAGTATTATTGTCATGCTAGTCTCCGTATTCGTACATTTAGTTAAATAG